A genomic stretch from Lysobacter soyae includes:
- a CDS encoding glypican family protein: MDTFEEMKLHLEQAEDAQNHRAKLEHLVTARGLLQELVDDAEHDIADKSKNLYGLYLQRCLNQFTQTAPVTFEIYRGLLRLVNPGSDSTRYIFGHDIGVVSAFNEFNKRHSWIPNFEFKV, from the coding sequence ATGGACACTTTCGAGGAAATGAAGCTGCATTTGGAACAGGCGGAGGACGCCCAGAATCATAGGGCGAAACTAGAGCATTTGGTTACTGCCCGCGGCTTGCTCCAAGAACTTGTAGACGATGCCGAACACGATATTGCAGATAAATCTAAGAATTTGTACGGTTTATATCTACAGCGTTGCCTAAACCAGTTCACACAAACTGCACCCGTCACTTTTGAGATTTATAGAGGCCTACTAAGGCTCGTCAATCCTGGCTCGGATTCTACTCGCTATATATTCGGTCACGACATCGGCGTGGTTTCGGCTTTCAACGAATTCAACAAGCGCCACAGCTGGATTCCAAACTTTGAGTTCAAAGTCTAG